The proteins below come from a single Loxodonta africana isolate mLoxAfr1 chromosome 20, mLoxAfr1.hap2, whole genome shotgun sequence genomic window:
- the PLXNA2 gene encoding plexin-A2 isoform X4: MRAQRICPLTLALLRMEQRRPWPRAPEVDSWSVVLLSVVWVLLAPPAAGVPQFSTFHSENRDWTFNHLTVHRGTGAVYVGAINRVYKLLGNLTMQVAHKTGPEEDNKSCYPPLIVQPCSEALTLTNNVNKLLIIDYSENRLLACGSLYQGVCKLLRLDDLFILVEPSHKKEHYLSSVNKTGTMYGVIVHSKDEDGKLFIGTAVDGKQDYFPTLSSRKLPRDPESSAMLDYELHSDFVSSLIKIPSDTLALVSHFDIYYIYGFASGAFVYFLTVQPDTPEGVAINSAGDLFYTSRIVRLCKDDPKFHSYVSLPFGCTRAGVEYRLLQAAYLAKPGDSLAQAFNISRQDDVLFAIFSKGQKQYHHPPDDSALCAFPIRAVNLQIKERLQSCYQGEGNLELNWLLGKDVQCTKAPVPIDDNFCGLDINQPLGGSTPVEGLTLYTTSRDRMTSVASYVYNGYSVVFVGTKSGKLKKNNQVLPLALAAPSCSWSLPASPSPELEQHLKVGLA; this comes from the exons ATGAGAGCTCAGAGGATCTGTCCCCTCACCCTCGCCTTACTCAGAATGGAACAGAGGCGGCCCTGGCCACGGGCCCCAGAGGTTGACAGCTGGTCAGTGGTCTTACTTTCAGTGGTCTGGGTGCTGCTGGCTCCTCCGGCGGCTGGCGTGCCTCAGTTTAGCACCTTCCACTCTGAGAACCGTGACTGGACCTTCAACCACTTGACCGTCCACCGGGGAACCGGGGCTGTGTACGTGGGGGCCATCAACAGGGTATACAAGCTGTTGGGCAATCTGACCATGCAGGTGGCTCACAAGACAGGACCAGAGGAGGACAACAAGTCTTGCTACCCACCTCTCATTGTGCAGCCCTGCAGCGAGGCGCTCACCCTCACCAACAACGTCAACAAGCTGCTCATCATTGACTACTCCGAGAACCGTCTGCTGGCCTGTGGAAGCCTCTACCAGGGGGTCTGCAAGCTGCTGAGGCTAGATGACCTCTTCATCCTGGTGGAGCCGTCCCACAAAAAGGAGCACTACTTGTCCAGCGTGAACAAGACAGGCACCATGTACGGGGTGATTGTGCACTCCAAAGATGAGGATGGCAAGCTCTTCATTGGCACCGCCGTGGACGGAAAGCAAGATTACTTCCCGACCCTGTCCAGCCGGAAGCTGCCCCGCGACCCTGAGTCCTCAGCCATGCTCGACTACGAGCTACACAGTGATTTTGTCTCCTCTCTTATCAAGATCCCCTCAGACACCCTGGCCCTAGTCTCCCACTTTGACATCTACTACATCTATGGCTTCGCCAGCGGGGCTTTCGTCTACTTCCTCACCGTCCAGCCTGACACCCCCGAGGGCGTGGCCATCAACTCCGCTGGTGATCTCTTCTACACCTCACGCATTGTGCGGCTCTGCAAGGATGACCCCAAGTTCCACTCGTATGTGTCCCTGCCTTTTGGCTGCACGCGGGCTGGAGTGGAATACCGCCTCCTGCAGGCCGCTTACCTGGCCAAGCCTGGGGACTCCCTGGCCCAGGCTTTCAACATCAGCAGGCAGGATGACGTGCTTTTCGCCATCTTCTCTAAAGGACAGAAGCAGTATCACCACCCGCCTGACGACTCTGCCCTCTGTGCCTTCCCCATCCGTGCTGTCAACCTGCAGATCAAGGAGCGCCTTCAGTCCTGCTACCAGGGTGAGGGCAACCTGGAGCTCAACTGGCTGCTGGGGAAGGATGTCCAATGCACCAAGGCG CCCGTCCCCATCGATGACAACTTCTGTGGACTGGACATCAACCAGCCTCTCGGAGGCTCGACTCCAGTGGAGGGCCTGACCCTGTACACCACCAGCCGTGACCGCATGACCTCTGTGGCCTCCTATGTCTACAATGGCTACAGTGTGGTTTTTGTGGGGACGAAGAGCGGCAAGCTGAAGAAG